In the Micromonospora narathiwatensis genome, one interval contains:
- a CDS encoding class F sortase, which yields MAAHSAPRAPAGVARARGRRPWSAPLAVVLVLLGVFATGAGLGRTAGPFDWVDATGSTAGTAQPARSRQPASRPVSLSVPAIKVSAPITPVGRAKDGSVDVPPLSQHDQTGWYDRGPVPGEPGRAIIVGHVDTKSGPAVFYRLRELKPGDRIEVTRADRSVVTFKVDTVEYFDKADLPADRVYGDDGPPGLRLITCGGQWVGGRTGYADNVITFASLVDT from the coding sequence ATGGCCGCCCACTCCGCCCCCCGAGCGCCCGCCGGGGTGGCTCGTGCCCGGGGTCGTCGTCCCTGGTCGGCGCCGCTCGCCGTGGTGCTGGTGCTGCTCGGGGTCTTCGCCACCGGGGCCGGGCTGGGCCGGACCGCCGGGCCGTTCGACTGGGTGGACGCGACCGGGTCGACGGCGGGCACCGCCCAGCCGGCCCGGTCCCGGCAGCCGGCGAGCCGCCCGGTGAGCCTCTCCGTGCCGGCGATCAAGGTGTCCGCCCCGATCACCCCGGTGGGCCGGGCGAAGGACGGCTCGGTGGACGTGCCGCCGCTGAGCCAGCACGACCAGACCGGCTGGTACGACCGCGGCCCGGTGCCCGGCGAGCCGGGCCGGGCGATCATCGTCGGGCACGTGGACACCAAGAGCGGCCCGGCGGTCTTCTACCGCCTGCGTGAACTCAAGCCGGGGGACCGGATCGAGGTGACCCGGGCGGACCGGAGCGTGGTGACCTTCAAGGTCGACACCGTCGAGTACTTCGACAAGGCCGACCTCCCCGCCGACCGGGTGTACGGCGACGACGGCCCGCCCGGGCTGCGCCTGATCACCTGCGGCGGGCAGTGGGTCGGCGGGCGGACCGGCTACGCGGACAACGTGATCACCTTCGCCTCGCTGGTCGACACCTGA
- a CDS encoding DMT family transporter, translating into MAYLFLLGAITAEVIGTSLLKATDGFTRLWPTLALAVAYVSSFGLLALAVKEIPVGVAYAIWSGLGTAAIMAIGAAFLGEPLSVTKVMGAGLVIAGVVVLNLGGGH; encoded by the coding sequence ATGGCGTACCTGTTCCTGCTGGGCGCGATCACCGCCGAGGTGATCGGCACCAGCCTGCTCAAGGCGACCGACGGGTTCACCCGGCTCTGGCCGACGCTCGCGCTGGCGGTGGCGTACGTGTCGTCGTTCGGGCTGCTCGCCCTGGCCGTCAAGGAGATCCCCGTCGGCGTCGCGTACGCGATCTGGTCCGGGCTCGGCACCGCCGCGATCATGGCGATCGGGGCCGCCTTCCTGGGTGAGCCGCTCAGCGTCACGAAGGTGATGGGCGCCGGCCTGGTGATCGCCGGGGTGGTGGTGCTCAACCTCGGTGGCGGGCACTGA
- a CDS encoding GDSL-type esterase/lipase family protein, with amino-acid sequence MPRRGVAALACLAALVALACDGAGSTTPRPSGSATPRPSGSPRPGGPAVLAALGDSITTGFGSCLVLVSCERNSWSTGDGTRVRSHYRRLREHAPGLRAYDRATPGARAAGLAEQARAAVHDKADYVTVLIGANDACRGDVDAMTPVATFREQVDAGLRVLREGRPKARVLVVSIPDLYRLWELGHTEPRAVRAWSHGVCPALLADATSTAPAAVARRARFRERIDDYDEQLRAACRAYGARCRWDGGAAHRARFSLDDVNSLDWFHPDPSGQNRLAEVTWAAAGWATD; translated from the coding sequence ATGCCTCGACGTGGGGTCGCCGCGCTGGCCTGCCTGGCGGCACTGGTCGCGCTGGCCTGCGACGGCGCGGGCTCCACGACACCCCGGCCGTCGGGCTCCGCCACACCCCGACCGTCCGGCTCGCCCCGCCCCGGCGGCCCGGCCGTGCTGGCCGCGCTGGGCGACTCGATCACCACCGGCTTCGGCTCCTGCCTGGTGCTGGTGAGCTGCGAGCGCAACTCATGGTCAACCGGGGACGGCACCCGGGTCCGCAGCCACTACCGGCGGCTGCGCGAGCACGCCCCCGGCCTGCGGGCGTACGACCGGGCGACGCCGGGGGCCCGCGCGGCCGGCCTCGCCGAGCAGGCCCGCGCGGCGGTACACGACAAGGCGGACTACGTCACGGTGCTGATCGGGGCGAACGACGCCTGCCGTGGCGACGTCGACGCGATGACCCCGGTGGCCACGTTCCGGGAGCAGGTCGACGCCGGCCTGCGGGTGCTGCGGGAGGGACGGCCCAAGGCCCGGGTGCTGGTGGTGAGCATTCCCGACCTGTACCGGCTCTGGGAACTCGGGCACACCGAGCCCCGGGCGGTACGAGCCTGGTCGCACGGCGTCTGCCCGGCCCTGCTGGCCGACGCGACGTCGACCGCGCCGGCCGCCGTGGCCCGGCGGGCCCGGTTCCGGGAGCGGATCGACGACTACGACGAGCAGCTCCGCGCCGCCTGCCGGGCGTACGGGGCCCGCTGCCGCTGGGACGGCGGGGCGGCGCACCGCGCCCGGTTCAGCCTGGACGACGTGAACTCCCTCGACTGGTTCCATCCCGACCCCTCCGGCCAGAACCGGCTCGCCGAGGTGACCTGGGCCGCCGCCGGCTGGGCCACCGACTGA
- a CDS encoding NADP-dependent succinic semialdehyde dehydrogenase — MPIATTNPATGQVLKTYDPMSDEQVDAAIERADLAFRQLHGTTVAQRGRWLIAAAELLEAERDETARMMTTEMGKTYAAAKAEVTKCATACRFYAANAVRMLADEPADAGAVKATRAFIRYQPIGPVLAVMPWNFPLWQVMRFAAPALMAGNTGLLKHASNVPQTALYLEELFRRAGFPEGAFSTLLVGSEAVDRILSDPRVRAATLTGSEPAGRSIAQIAGRELKKTVLELGGSDPFVVMPTADLDRAAEVATTARCQNNGQSCIAAKRFIIHTDVFDAFAEKFAARMSALTVGDPMDDGTDVGPLATDRGRAEVHAQVQDAADSGATILCGGELPAGDGWFYPPTVVTDLRPGMRMWAEEVFGPVAGLYRASSYEEAIEIANGTAFGLGSNAWTTDPAEQERFATDLDAGSVFINGMTTSFPELPFGGVKNSGYGRELSAVGMREFCNTKTVWVGAGEAGPGAGAHSE, encoded by the coding sequence ATGCCCATCGCCACCACCAATCCCGCCACCGGACAGGTGCTCAAGACGTACGACCCGATGTCGGACGAGCAGGTCGACGCCGCCATCGAGCGGGCCGACCTGGCCTTTCGGCAGTTGCACGGCACCACCGTGGCCCAGCGCGGCCGATGGCTCATCGCGGCGGCCGAGCTGCTGGAGGCCGAGCGGGACGAGACCGCCCGAATGATGACCACCGAGATGGGCAAGACGTACGCGGCGGCCAAGGCCGAGGTGACCAAGTGCGCGACGGCCTGCCGCTTCTACGCCGCCAACGCCGTGCGGATGCTCGCCGACGAGCCGGCCGACGCCGGCGCGGTCAAGGCGACGCGGGCGTTCATCCGGTACCAGCCGATCGGGCCGGTGCTCGCGGTGATGCCGTGGAACTTCCCGCTCTGGCAGGTCATGCGCTTCGCCGCGCCGGCCCTGATGGCCGGCAACACCGGCCTGCTCAAGCACGCCTCCAACGTGCCGCAGACCGCCCTCTACCTGGAGGAACTGTTCCGCCGGGCCGGCTTCCCCGAGGGCGCGTTCAGCACCCTGCTGGTCGGCTCGGAGGCCGTCGACCGGATCCTGAGCGACCCGCGCGTCCGCGCGGCCACCCTCACCGGCAGCGAGCCCGCCGGCCGCTCGATCGCCCAGATCGCCGGCCGGGAACTCAAGAAGACCGTGCTGGAACTGGGCGGCAGCGACCCCTTCGTGGTAATGCCCACGGCCGACCTGGACCGGGCCGCCGAGGTGGCCACCACCGCCCGCTGCCAGAACAACGGTCAGTCCTGCATCGCCGCCAAGCGGTTCATCATCCACACCGACGTCTTCGACGCGTTCGCCGAGAAGTTCGCCGCGCGGATGTCCGCGCTCACCGTCGGCGACCCGATGGACGACGGCACCGACGTCGGCCCGCTGGCCACCGACCGGGGCCGCGCCGAGGTGCACGCGCAGGTCCAGGACGCGGCGGACAGCGGCGCCACCATCCTCTGCGGCGGGGAACTGCCCGCCGGCGACGGGTGGTTCTACCCGCCGACCGTGGTCACCGACCTGCGGCCGGGGATGCGAATGTGGGCCGAGGAGGTCTTCGGCCCGGTCGCCGGCCTCTACCGGGCGTCCTCCTACGAGGAGGCGATCGAGATCGCCAACGGCACCGCCTTCGGCCTCGGCTCGAACGCCTGGACCACCGACCCGGCCGAGCAGGAGCGTTTCGCCACCGACCTGGACGCCGGCAGCGTCTTCATCAACGGCATGACCACCTCGTTCCCGGAGCTGCCGTTCGGTGGCGTGAAGAACTCCGGCTACGGCCGCGAGCTGTCCGCCGTCGGCATGCGGGAGTTCTGCAACACCAAGACCGTCTGGGTCGGCGCGGGTGAGGCCGGCCCCGGCGCCGGCGCGCACTCGGAGTAA
- a CDS encoding HAD family hydrolase produces MSLPLPPGDFRAYLFDCDGTIVDSMPLHYAAWCSALHEWGCEFPEELFYAWGGRPIADIIATLNERHGLTMPVDTVARRQEELYQRSLPELTAVPEVLAHIEDAYGRVPFAVVSGSTREGVTASLGALGLLDRFEALVCAGDYARAKPDPEAFLLAARRIGVPPADCLVFEDTDLGIQAATAAGMTAVRVPQPWERAAAV; encoded by the coding sequence GTGAGCCTGCCCCTGCCACCTGGCGACTTCCGCGCCTACCTGTTCGACTGCGACGGCACCATCGTCGACTCGATGCCGCTGCACTACGCGGCCTGGTGCTCGGCCCTGCACGAGTGGGGCTGCGAGTTCCCCGAGGAGCTGTTCTACGCCTGGGGCGGTCGCCCGATCGCCGACATCATCGCCACGCTCAACGAACGGCACGGGTTGACCATGCCGGTGGACACGGTCGCCCGACGGCAGGAGGAGCTGTACCAGCGGTCGCTGCCCGAGCTGACCGCCGTGCCGGAGGTGCTGGCGCACATCGAGGACGCGTACGGGCGTGTCCCGTTCGCGGTGGTCTCGGGCAGCACCCGGGAAGGAGTCACCGCCTCGCTCGGCGCGCTGGGTCTGCTCGACCGGTTCGAGGCGCTGGTCTGCGCCGGGGACTACGCGCGGGCCAAGCCCGACCCGGAGGCGTTCCTGCTCGCCGCCCGCCGGATCGGCGTACCCCCGGCGGACTGCCTGGTCTTCGAGGACACCGACCTGGGGATCCAGGCCGCGACGGCGGCGGGCATGACGGCGGTCCGGGTACCGCAGCCGTGGGAGCGCGCGGCAGCGGTGTGA
- a CDS encoding proteasome assembly chaperone family protein: MLDPHELYELTDDLPDLGQPVLIQALTGFVDAGSATRLAREQLLTSLEARPVARFDVDQIFDYRSRRPVMTFVEDHWAEYDAPALELHLLRDDDETPFLLLTGPEPDLQWERFVAAVAGLTARLGVRLTVGLNSIPMAVPHTRPSGVTAHATRRELIAGHEPWLQRVQVPGSVGQLLEFRLGEQGRDALGFAAHVPHYVAQTEYPAAAEALLAAVSRSTGLLLPAEELRSAAEVVRVEIDRQVAQTEEAATLVQALEEQYDAFARGRGGKNLLAAETGPLPTADELGAELERFLAEQTRPGDTPER; the protein is encoded by the coding sequence GTGCTCGACCCACACGAGCTCTACGAACTCACCGACGATCTGCCCGACCTCGGCCAACCGGTGCTGATCCAGGCACTGACCGGCTTCGTCGACGCCGGCAGCGCCACCCGGCTGGCCCGGGAGCAGTTGCTCACCTCCCTCGAAGCACGGCCGGTCGCCCGCTTCGACGTCGACCAAATCTTCGACTACCGCTCCCGCCGGCCGGTGATGACCTTCGTCGAGGACCACTGGGCCGAGTACGACGCCCCGGCGCTGGAGCTGCACCTGCTGCGCGACGACGACGAGACCCCGTTCCTGCTGCTCACCGGCCCCGAGCCGGACCTGCAGTGGGAACGCTTCGTGGCCGCGGTCGCCGGCCTGACCGCCCGGCTCGGCGTACGGCTCACCGTCGGCCTCAACTCGATCCCGATGGCGGTGCCGCACACCCGGCCCAGCGGGGTCACCGCGCACGCCACCCGCCGCGAGCTGATCGCCGGGCACGAGCCGTGGCTCCAACGGGTCCAGGTGCCCGGCAGCGTCGGCCAGTTGCTGGAGTTCCGCCTCGGCGAGCAGGGCCGCGACGCTCTCGGCTTCGCCGCGCACGTGCCGCACTACGTCGCCCAGACCGAGTACCCGGCCGCCGCCGAGGCGCTGCTCGCCGCGGTGTCCCGCAGCACCGGCCTGCTGCTGCCCGCCGAGGAGCTGCGCTCCGCGGCCGAGGTGGTCCGGGTGGAGATCGACCGGCAGGTCGCCCAGACCGAGGAGGCGGCCACCCTGGTCCAGGCCCTGGAAGAGCAGTACGACGCGTTCGCCCGGGGGCGCGGCGGAAAGAACCTGCTCGCCGCCGAGACCGGCCCGCTGCCCACCGCCGACGAACTGGGCGCCGAGCTGGAACGCTTCCTCGCCGAGCAGACCCGGCCGGGCGACACGCCGGAGCGCTGA
- a CDS encoding exodeoxyribonuclease III produces the protein MRLATWNVNSVKARLPRLLDWLATTEPDVVCLQETKCPDGAFPVAEVGALGYEAASHSDGRWNGVAVLSRVGLADVAVGFPGEPGFPLPEARAISATCDGLRVWSVYVPNGRAPDDPHYAYKLAWLAALRDALEPELIAGSPLAVCGDFNVAPTDADVWDPALFVTSTHVTPAERAALAALRDLGLSDVVPTPMKGPHPYTYWDYRAGMFHQNKGMRIDLVYASAPFARAVRSAYVDREARKGKGPSDHAPIVVDVDLVPAVEAF, from the coding sequence ATGCGCCTGGCGACCTGGAACGTCAACTCGGTGAAGGCCCGCCTGCCCCGGCTGCTGGACTGGCTGGCCACCACGGAACCCGACGTCGTCTGCCTTCAGGAGACCAAGTGCCCCGACGGGGCGTTCCCGGTCGCCGAGGTGGGCGCGCTGGGCTACGAGGCGGCCAGCCACAGCGACGGCCGGTGGAACGGGGTGGCCGTACTCTCCCGGGTCGGGCTGGCCGACGTGGCGGTCGGCTTCCCCGGCGAGCCGGGCTTTCCCCTGCCGGAGGCGCGGGCCATCTCGGCCACCTGCGACGGGCTACGGGTCTGGTCGGTGTACGTGCCGAACGGCCGCGCCCCCGACGACCCGCACTACGCGTACAAGCTGGCCTGGTTGGCGGCGCTGCGGGACGCGCTGGAGCCGGAGCTGATCGCCGGGTCGCCGCTGGCGGTGTGCGGGGACTTCAACGTCGCCCCCACCGACGCCGACGTCTGGGACCCGGCGCTCTTCGTCACCTCCACCCACGTCACCCCGGCCGAGCGGGCCGCCCTGGCCGCGCTGCGCGACCTCGGGCTCAGCGACGTCGTGCCCACCCCGATGAAGGGCCCGCACCCGTACACGTACTGGGACTACCGGGCCGGCATGTTCCACCAGAACAAGGGCATGCGGATCGACCTGGTGTACGCCTCCGCGCCGTTCGCCCGCGCGGTCCGCTCGGCGTACGTGGACCGGGAGGCACGCAAGGGCAAGGGCCCCTCGGACCACGCCCCGATCGTGGTGGACGTCGACCTGGTGCCGGCCGTCGAGGCGTTCTGA
- a CDS encoding GNAT family N-acetyltransferase, with protein MTDQRTITIRPGGPDDAATVLRLLDGATAWLAERGRTGQWGTEPASADPRRIAQADEWATGGGLYLAVLGDAAVGALVVGAATEYVPPATEPELYVNLLVTDRAYAGNGIGARLLAYAEELARDRGLGLLRVDCYGGDDRALVRFYEGCGFTATDPFTVRRPGRDPWPGQVLARRLH; from the coding sequence ATGACTGACCAGCGGACCATCACCATCCGGCCGGGCGGGCCGGACGACGCCGCCACCGTGCTGCGGCTGCTCGACGGGGCCACCGCCTGGCTGGCCGAGCGCGGCCGGACCGGCCAGTGGGGCACCGAGCCCGCGTCGGCCGACCCGCGCCGGATCGCCCAGGCCGACGAGTGGGCCACCGGCGGTGGCCTGTACCTGGCCGTGCTCGGCGACGCCGCCGTGGGCGCCCTGGTGGTGGGCGCGGCCACCGAATACGTGCCGCCCGCCACCGAGCCGGAGCTGTACGTGAACCTGCTGGTCACCGACCGGGCGTACGCCGGCAACGGGATCGGGGCGCGGCTGCTGGCGTACGCGGAGGAACTGGCCCGCGACCGGGGCCTGGGTCTGCTGCGGGTGGACTGCTACGGCGGCGACGACCGGGCCCTGGTCCGTTTCTACGAGGGCTGCGGCTTCACCGCCACCGACCCGTTCACCGTACGGCGGCCCGGCCGCGACCCGTGGCCCGGCCAGGTCCTGGCGCGCCGCCTGCACTGA
- a CDS encoding antibiotic biosynthesis monooxygenase family protein, with product MAVVKINAIDVPPGAGAELEKRFAARAGAVENSPGFLGFELLRPVAGESRYFVYTKWESEEAYQAWAQGPSRAAHAGGEGGEPRKPVATGANLLEFEVVQQVPGKG from the coding sequence ATGGCAGTCGTGAAGATCAACGCGATCGACGTCCCGCCGGGCGCCGGCGCGGAGCTGGAGAAGCGCTTCGCCGCCCGGGCCGGCGCGGTGGAGAACTCCCCCGGCTTCCTCGGCTTCGAGCTGCTCCGCCCGGTTGCCGGCGAGAGCCGCTACTTCGTCTACACGAAGTGGGAGTCGGAGGAGGCGTACCAGGCGTGGGCGCAGGGGCCGTCCCGCGCCGCGCACGCCGGCGGCGAGGGTGGCGAGCCGCGCAAGCCCGTCGCCACCGGCGCCAACCTGCTGGAGTTCGAGGTGGTCCAGCAGGTGCCCGGCAAGGGCTGA
- a CDS encoding DUF6343 family protein, with amino-acid sequence MTRSQPRRARGTVGHAYSALNLRLGLALFGLVIMTLFAVLAFAVHLAWLGVVCAVLAAVAVVDLVIIQRRRAARHREQPGARHSLFE; translated from the coding sequence ATGACGCGATCACAGCCCCGCCGCGCCCGCGGCACGGTCGGCCACGCGTACAGCGCACTGAACCTGCGGCTCGGGCTCGCCCTCTTCGGCCTGGTCATCATGACCCTCTTCGCGGTGCTCGCCTTCGCGGTGCACCTGGCCTGGCTGGGCGTGGTCTGCGCGGTCCTCGCCGCCGTGGCCGTGGTCGACCTGGTCATCATCCAGCGTCGCCGCGCCGCCCGCCACCGCGAGCAGCCGGGCGCGCGGCACTCACTGTTCGAGTGA
- a CDS encoding peptidase M23: MRDDGTLDDQYGLGGSADRSDDIHSTVQSAGSKEPNPRRLSLESLRTRLGDLANPLAARPGRTKLAVAAGAVCCLGLIGVGQLGAGATNTSSALVPTQEVAQRAAADAASRGLAREALTPTTPSATPTAAPDVTPTPAAKPKPTAKPKPTTKATPKAKPKPTPKRIVPVAGLDGDQMANAVSIVRAGQEMGVPQRGLVIAVATAMQESNLYNYASGVLPESQNYPHQAIGWDHDSVGLFQQRPSSGWGAVRDLMQPAYATKQFLSALLQIPGWQNMALTDAAQAVQVSAFPWAYAQHEWRATEVVDAVLG, encoded by the coding sequence ATGCGTGACGACGGCACCCTCGACGACCAGTACGGCCTCGGCGGATCGGCTGACCGTTCGGACGATATCCACTCCACCGTTCAGTCAGCCGGTTCCAAGGAGCCCAACCCCCGACGCCTTTCCCTCGAATCCCTCCGTACCCGTCTCGGCGACCTCGCAAACCCCCTCGCCGCCCGACCCGGCCGCACCAAGCTGGCGGTCGCCGCCGGCGCGGTCTGCTGCCTCGGCCTGATCGGGGTCGGCCAGCTCGGCGCCGGTGCGACCAACACTTCGTCGGCTCTCGTGCCGACGCAGGAGGTCGCCCAGCGGGCGGCCGCCGACGCCGCCTCCCGTGGCCTGGCCCGGGAGGCCCTCACCCCGACGACCCCGAGTGCCACCCCGACCGCCGCCCCGGACGTCACCCCGACGCCGGCGGCGAAGCCCAAGCCGACCGCCAAACCCAAGCCGACCACGAAGGCCACGCCGAAGGCGAAGCCCAAGCCCACCCCGAAGCGGATCGTGCCGGTGGCCGGTCTGGACGGGGACCAGATGGCCAACGCCGTGAGCATCGTCCGGGCCGGCCAGGAGATGGGCGTGCCGCAGCGCGGCCTGGTCATCGCGGTGGCCACCGCCATGCAGGAGAGCAACCTCTACAACTACGCCAGCGGCGTGCTGCCCGAGTCGCAGAACTACCCGCACCAGGCCATCGGCTGGGACCACGACTCGGTCGGGCTGTTCCAGCAGCGCCCCAGCAGCGGGTGGGGCGCGGTGCGCGACCTGATGCAGCCGGCGTACGCCACGAAGCAGTTCCTCTCCGCCCTGTTGCAGATCCCCGGCTGGCAGAACATGGCGCTCACCGACGCCGCGCAGGCCGTGCAGGTCTCGGCGTTCCCGTGGGCGTACGCCCAGCACGAGTGGCGGGCCACCGAGGTCGTCGACGCGGTCCTCGGCTGA
- a CDS encoding GNAT family N-acetyltransferase — protein sequence MVRSRIARGDELTEVQRIEVASGAPFREIGMIDVADMPPLPLDVLADRQRAGRVWVAVDADDRAVGFVVVDLVDGCAHVLQLSVDPAYARRGIGRGLLDDVAGWAAGRGLPALTLTTFRGVPWNGPYYARCGFRELTGGEVTAGLAELLAAEAALGLDPAERIAMRRPVG from the coding sequence GTGGTGCGCAGCAGGATCGCCCGGGGCGACGAGTTGACCGAGGTGCAGCGGATAGAGGTGGCCTCCGGGGCGCCGTTCCGCGAGATCGGCATGATCGACGTCGCCGACATGCCGCCGTTGCCGCTGGACGTGCTGGCCGACCGTCAGCGGGCCGGGCGGGTGTGGGTGGCCGTGGACGCTGACGACCGGGCGGTCGGCTTCGTGGTGGTCGATCTGGTGGACGGCTGCGCGCACGTTCTGCAACTCAGCGTGGACCCGGCGTACGCCCGGCGGGGGATCGGGCGGGGGCTGCTCGACGACGTGGCCGGCTGGGCGGCCGGGCGGGGGCTGCCGGCGTTGACGCTGACCACCTTCCGTGGCGTGCCGTGGAACGGGCCGTACTACGCGCGCTGCGGGTTCCGGGAGCTGACCGGTGGAGAGGTCACCGCGGGGCTGGCCGAACTGCTGGCCGCCGAGGCGGCGCTGGGGCTGGACCCGGCCGAGCGGATCGCCATGCGGCGGCCCGTCGGCTGA